The DNA sequence GTAATATCCACCGCCTCCTGGCTGTGCTGGGATTTTCGCTGAGACACCGACAGCCCGGCCTTCCTGGCATCCAGCAATTCACCGATCCGGACCTTAAGCTGGTTGGTGGCGGCCCCGAATGACGGCCTTTCCTCCGGCGGCAGGGACGATACCGATTTCAAAAGTTCGGTAAGCTCTCCCTTGCGCCCCAGATACAGAACCCTCAGGGCCTCCAACTCGGCCAGGGACCGGCAGCCGGAGATCTTCTCTTCGGCTTCGGCTCCTATTATTGCCAGTTTATCATTCATCGGAAAAAATGATTCGGCTCAATACCCTTAGGCGGGGCCGATCTCCGGCGCTCCTTTTTCAACCGGAACTGCCTTAGTGGCGGGTTCCTTCTTGGCCGCTTCCACGATCCTGGTAAAGGCCATCGGATCGTGCACCGCCAGCTCGGCCAGCATCTTGCGGTCGATGGCAATGCTGTTCTTCTTGAGCCCGTTGATGAAGGCATTGTAGGAAATGCCGTTCAGCCGGCAGGCGGCGTTCACCCGGACGATCCACAGGCTGCGGAACTCCCGTTTCCTGTTGCGGCGGTCGCGATAGGCGAACTGCCCGGCCCGCATCACCGCTTCCTTGGCGATGCGGTACAGATTCTTTCGGCCACCCCAAAAGCCTTTGGCTTTCTTGAAGATCTTTTTCTTTCTCTGCCGGGTGGCAACTGCGGTAGTAACTCTGGACATACTGCCTAAATATCCTTTCTATCAAAATCAGGTCGTCAGACCGTGATGGGTTTACAGGTTGGGTAAAAGTCTCTTGATGCGTTTAAGATTAGCCTTGTCCACCAGGGTGTCCTGGCGCAGCACACGTTTTCTCTTTCGGCTCTTGACGGTCAGCTTGTGGCTCTTGCAGGCCCGGGAGCGCTTGATCTTGCCGGTGCCGGTGCCTTTCAGTCGCTTGGCGGCCGCCTTGTTGGTCTTGATTTTGGGCATAACACCTCCTGAGGTTTTATGATGTTTGTTTTTTATTGTTTCTGTAAAACATGCTGCCGCCGGGACATGAACAGCCCCGGCAGTATCCGTTGGATACTGCCGCGATGTTTCAGCGATATCTTTAAATTTGCTTGGGGGACACCACCAGGTTGATGGTCCGGCCCTCCATCTTGGGGGCATGTTCCACATTGGCCAGCGGGGCGATGTCCTCTATGAAGCGGTCTATCAGCTTCTGGCCCAGGTCCACGTGAGCCATCTCCCGCCCCCGGAAGCGCATCGATACCTTCACCTTGTCCCGCTTGGTCAAAAATTCCTTGGCATGGTTGAGCTTCACCTGATAGTCATGCATGCCCATCTGCGGCCCCAGCCGGATCTCCTTGACCTTGGTCTGATGTTGTTTCTTGCGCGATTCCTTAAGTTTCTTCTCCTCGGCGTAGATGAACTTTCCATAGTCCATTATTTTGCACACCGGGGGTTTGGCCTCGGGAGCTATCTCCACCAGGTCCAGCCCCTGATCCTCGGCCATCCTTAAGGCTTCGCGGGATTCCAGTATCCCCAACTGGTTGCCCTCCGCTCCGATCACTCTGATCTCGGGGACTCTGATCCTTTCGTTGATTCGGTGTTCTTTCAGAATAAGGTTACCCTCCAAAGTGTTTAGGTTGCTAATATTACTCTCACAAAGACGCTAAGATTTTGTCACCCTGAGAGGATGGTAATGCTTGCCAAGTCGAATGGGTGGCAATGGTCATTCTTCAGCCGGTATTGCTTAGAAGTGTTCTCAGAATGACACATATTTACGGCAACAAAAAAGGCCGGCGGCAAATAAAACATGCCACCCGCCATAACAGTCATTCATCCTGACTGGTTGACCTCGGCTGGCCGCAAACGATCTTGGCCGCCGGGTGAGAAGCTACTGCCGGAAACCGGCGCGGATGGCTTCTGCTTTTCATCAATGATTTTGGTGTTGAAAAATAAGATATTTTTACAACTGGAATATTATAACAAAAAATGCCTTGAAATGCAAGAGGTTAAATAACTATTATCTTTGCCCGTATTTTGTCGATTTACAGCCTAATTGACACACAAATAAAAAGCTGTTATACTTACCGATTGCACATCCGTTTTTAACCTGTCATCCTGGGACCTCATATCAACCGGCAGGCTGTAGGATGACAATATCCACACTTCAACCTGCCGGATAAAAGCCATCTCAGTGTGACATATATCTATTAGAAATTATTTTATAAGGTTATGCGCGACAAACTGATAATAAAAGGCGCCCGGGAGCACAACTTAAAGAACATCAGCCTGGAGATCCCCCGCGACAAGCTGGTGGTGATCACCGGGCTTTCCGGCTCCGGCAAATCCTCCCTGGCCTTCGACACCATCTACGCCGAGGGCCAGCGCCGCTATGTGGAATCCCTCTCGGCCTATGCCCGCCAGTTCCTGGGGCTGATGGAGAAGCCGGACGTGGACTTCATCGACGGCCTCTCACCGGCCATCGCCATTGAACAGCGCTCGGCCAGCAAGAACCCCCGCTCCACAGTGGGCACGGTCACCGAGATCCATGATTATCTGAGATTATTGTTCGCCCGGATCGGCAAGCCCCACTGTCCCCATTGCGGACGCCCTATCACCTCCCAGACCGTCCAGCAGATCACCGACGATATTTTGACCCGACCGGAGGGCGCCAAGGTCCAGTTACTGGCTCCGCTGGTACGGGGGCGCAAGGGCGAGTACAAGGACATCTTTGACAAAATGCGCCGCGAGGGATTCGTTCGGGTGCGGGTGGACGGCAAACTTTATGAGATCGAAGCGGTCCCGGCCCTGGACAAGAACAAAAAACACCAGATCGAAGCGGTGGTGGACCGGCTGGCCATCGGCCCCAAATCGCAAAAGCGGCTGGCCGATTCCCTGGAAATAGCTTTAAAGCTGGCCGACGGCCTGGTCACGGTAATCTATGGCGATTCCCAAGAGCAGATATACAGCGAAAAGCTGTCCTGCCCCGACTGCAAATTCTCCTTCGCCGAAATGACCCCCCGGATGTTCTCCTTCAACAGCCCCTTCGGGGCCTGCCCGGCCTGCTCCGGGCTGGGGACCAAGATGGAGATCGATCCCGAGGCACTGGTGCCCAACCCCGACCTGACCATCAACGAGGGCGCGGTAATGGCCTGGGGCGACCCCATGGGGCATTGGATAGGCACCCAGCTGGAGGCACTCTCCAAGACCTATAAATTCTCCCTGGACCTGCCATGGAAGGAACTGACGCCCAAGGCCCGCCAGACGGTGCTGTACGGCACCGATAAGGAGATCAAGGTGCGCTACGAGTCGGAGAACAACCAGAACATCTACCAGTTCTCCAAGAGATTCGAGGGGGCCATCCCCAACCTGATGCGCCGGTATAAAGAGACCGAATCCGATTACATCCGCTACGATATAGAAAAATACATGTCCATCCTGCCCTGCCCGTCCTGCAACGGCGCCCGGCTGAAGCCGGAGACCCTGGCGGTGAAAGTATTGGAACTGAACATCAATGATATCTCCCGGATGTCGGTCAAGCAGGCCAAAAAATTCTTCGGCAACGGGCTTGATCTGTCGGACAAGGATAGAACCATCAGCCGGCAGATACTGAAAGAGCTCACCGCCCGGCTGGGTTTTCTGGTCGACGTGGGCCTGGATTACCTGACCCTGGACCGCTCCTCGGAATCGCTGGCCGGCGGAGAGGCCCAGCGCATACATCTGGCCACCCAGATCGGAGCCTCCCTGACCGGCGTGCTCTACGTGCTGGACGAGCCCTCCATCGGCCTGCACCAGCGGGACAACATCCGCCTTTTAAATACCCTGACCAAATTGCGCGACTTGGGCAACACTGTGCTGGTGGTGGAACACGACAAGGAGACCATGCTGGCGGCCGATCACATCGTGGATCTGGGGCCGGGCGCCGGGGCCTCCGGCGGCCAGATCGTGGCCCAGGGCACCCCGGCCAAAATCATGCAGACCAAAACCTCGCTGACCGGGCAATACCTGGCCGGAAAACGGCATATCCCCACCCCGGCCAAGCGCCGCAAGGGAAACGGTTTAAGCCTGATCGTGCGCCAGGCCTCGGAGAATAATTTAAAGGATATCGACGTGGAATTTCCCCTGGCCAAGCTGATCGGCGTAACCGGGGTCTCCGGCTCCGGCAAGAGCACCTTGGTCAACGACATCCTCTACCGGGCGCTGGCCCAAAAATTCACCCGCTCCCGCACCCAACCTGGAAAACACCGGAAGATCGAGGGCCTGCATAACCTGGACAAGGTCATCAATATCGACCAGTCGCCCATCGGCCGCACCCCCCGCTCCAACCCGGCCACCTACACCGGGCTGTTCACCTACCTGCGGGAGCTGTTCGCCATGACCCAGGAGTCCAAACTGCGGGGATCCAAGGTGGGCCGCTTTTCCTTCAACGTCAAGGGCGGGCGCTGCGAGGCCTGCGAGGGCGACGGGATCGTCAAGATCGAGATGC is a window from the Candidatus Edwardsbacteria bacterium genome containing:
- the rplT gene encoding 50S ribosomal protein L20, giving the protein MSRVTTAVATRQRKKKIFKKAKGFWGGRKNLYRIAKEAVMRAGQFAYRDRRNRKREFRSLWIVRVNAACRLNGISYNAFINGLKKNSIAIDRKMLAELAVHDPMAFTRIVEAAKKEPATKAVPVEKGAPEIGPA
- the rpmI gene encoding 50S ribosomal protein L35; protein product: MPKIKTNKAAAKRLKGTGTGKIKRSRACKSHKLTVKSRKRKRVLRQDTLVDKANLKRIKRLLPNL
- the infC gene encoding translation initiation factor IF-3, giving the protein MLKEHRINERIRVPEIRVIGAEGNQLGILESREALRMAEDQGLDLVEIAPEAKPPVCKIMDYGKFIYAEEKKLKESRKKQHQTKVKEIRLGPQMGMHDYQVKLNHAKEFLTKRDKVKVSMRFRGREMAHVDLGQKLIDRFIEDIAPLANVEHAPKMEGRTINLVVSPKQI
- the uvrA gene encoding excinuclease ABC subunit UvrA — protein: MRDKLIIKGAREHNLKNISLEIPRDKLVVITGLSGSGKSSLAFDTIYAEGQRRYVESLSAYARQFLGLMEKPDVDFIDGLSPAIAIEQRSASKNPRSTVGTVTEIHDYLRLLFARIGKPHCPHCGRPITSQTVQQITDDILTRPEGAKVQLLAPLVRGRKGEYKDIFDKMRREGFVRVRVDGKLYEIEAVPALDKNKKHQIEAVVDRLAIGPKSQKRLADSLEIALKLADGLVTVIYGDSQEQIYSEKLSCPDCKFSFAEMTPRMFSFNSPFGACPACSGLGTKMEIDPEALVPNPDLTINEGAVMAWGDPMGHWIGTQLEALSKTYKFSLDLPWKELTPKARQTVLYGTDKEIKVRYESENNQNIYQFSKRFEGAIPNLMRRYKETESDYIRYDIEKYMSILPCPSCNGARLKPETLAVKVLELNINDISRMSVKQAKKFFGNGLDLSDKDRTISRQILKELTARLGFLVDVGLDYLTLDRSSESLAGGEAQRIHLATQIGASLTGVLYVLDEPSIGLHQRDNIRLLNTLTKLRDLGNTVLVVEHDKETMLAADHIVDLGPGAGASGGQIVAQGTPAKIMQTKTSLTGQYLAGKRHIPTPAKRRKGNGLSLIVRQASENNLKDIDVEFPLAKLIGVTGVSGSGKSTLVNDILYRALAQKFTRSRTQPGKHRKIEGLHNLDKVINIDQSPIGRTPRSNPATYTGLFTYLRELFAMTQESKLRGSKVGRFSFNVKGGRCEACEGDGIVKIEMHFLPDVYVPCEVCKGKRYNRETMEVAYKGKNISEVLEMTVDQAMEFFEAIPKIHRKLRTLADVGLGYIHLGQSATTLSGGEAQRVKLASELSKIATGKTLYILDEPTTGLHFEDVKMLLTVLQRLVDKGNTVIVIEHNLDVVKSADWIIDLGPEGGDQGGSIMVQGTPEKVAAHARSYTGQYLKKEM